AGGCTCACGTCCATGTCGGCATACACGTCCCCCTCGGGGACACCAACTGCTCGCAAGTTTTTTGCTGTGACAGCTATCGCAGCTTGGCTTGGTCTAGCTGTGTCATTTGTATTGAACCTCTTAGGAACGTACCCAAATACGAATGAGGATCCGACACTTTTCGGTTTCAATGAAACTGGATCTGACGGCGCAATTGGACGACTCAGTGACTTCCTGAGTTACTTCACAATTTGGAGCAACCTCGTTGTCGCAATCGTGATGACGTTGCTCTGGCGAAATAGTTCACGTGTGAGCACTCGACTGTTCGCTGTTTTGCGTATCGACGCACTCATCATGATTACGGTTACCGGACTTGTCTACGCTCTCGTGCTTGCACCGGTAGATTCTTTGCAAGGTTGGCAATTGCTTTCAAACTCACTTCTCCACTACATCACACCTGTGCTGACCATCGTGGTGTTCATTGTGTTCGGACCGCGCAAGCAACTGAGCTACGACCAAGTACTTCCAGCATTGCTCTTGCCAATGATTTGGCTGGCCCTTACGTTGCTTAGAGGTGCAATCGTTCACGCATATCCATATGGGTTCATTAACGTCGCAAAGTGGGGATACGGAACTGTCTTTGTCAACCTTGTCGTGATTGTGATCATCGGTTTACTTTTCGGTTTGGTTTTTGTCGCCATTGACCGGTTCGCGAGCAAACGCCAGCGCGCCATCTAGCGCCGTAGGCAACTAGCGTGTCCTTGTGAAACTCCGCCGTAGTCGTTCAGCATTTCCCGTTCAGACGGGCTTGCAAACGCTGCGTCACTATGAACGCCGCCATTTGCGCGGCGATCTCCTTGGTGGCCTCACAGTCACTGCATATCTTGTGCCGCAAGTAATGGCTTACTCAACGCTGGCAGGCCTGCCCGCACAGATTGGTCTTTGGATCATTGCTCTCACGCTCTTTGTGTATTTCCTGCTTGGCACCTCGCGACTCCTCAGCAGCGGACCTGAATCAACAACGGCATTGCTCACAGCCGCGACGCTTGCGCCTTTAGCTGTGGGCGACTCAGGCCGCTACGCAACATTGGCTGCCCTCTTGGCACTCTTGTGCGGGATTTTTGCGTTGCTTGCGTGGGCTTTACGGCTTGGCTTTATAGGTGATGCGTTATCTAAACCAGTTCTCGTTGGGTACATGGCTGGAATCGCGGTAATCATGATCGTGAGTCAGTTGGGAAAAATTACGGGAATTCAAATTTCAGGTGATTCATTTATCGGCTCTATCCAGTCATTCGTTCAAAACGTTTCGTGGGATTCGCTTTCGTGGGCAAGCTTGGCAATGGGTGTCAGCGTCACTGTTTTACTCTTAGCTTTAGGTAAACGATTTCCCGCAGCTCCAATCCCGCTCATTGTTATTGCAGCGGCAGCGCTCGTCACGGCTGTTTTTGATCTTGGACATCATGGAGTTGCCACAGTTGGAACAATCTCAACTGGAATTCCCACTCCAAGTTTTGCTGGAATTTCCGGAAGTGACGTTTCCATGATGCTGCTCCCCGCTTTCGGGGTATTTATCGTGGGGTACACAGATAACTTACTTACTGGCCGCATGTTCGGCGATCGTCATCATCACGACATCAATCCAAACCGAGAGTTGCTCGCGTTAGGTGCAACAAATGTTGTCGCCGGCATTGCGCAAGGTTTCCCAGTCAGTTCCAGTGCCAGTCGTGCAAGTCTTGGCGAGGCCGCCGGTGCACGCACACAGTTGTATTCATTGATTGCTGCCGCAGGTGCACTCGTCGTGCTGTTTGGTTTTGGTGGATTACTTGCGAGCTTCCCACTTGCCGCTCTTGGTGGTGTGGTTGCTTACGCAGCAATAAAGCTCATTGACATCTCGGAATTTCGCCGCCTTTTGAAATTTCGTAGCCGTGAGTTTTTCCTAGCTATCTCTGCCGCAGCTGCCGTCTTACTCTTTGACATTCTCTGGGGGATCCTGTTTGCCGTGGCCCTATCGGTGTTTGAACTGCTCACCCGAGTCGCTCGACCACACTCAGCGATTCTCGGTGAAGTCCCAGGTGTTCCGGGTTGGCATGACATTACTGATTACGAACACTCAGAACAGATCCCCGGTTTGCTTGTCTTTCGTTATGACTCACCATTGTTCTTCGCAAACGCAATGGACTTTGTTTCAAAATGTGAAGCCGCAGTCGATCAATCTGATCCCACGCCTCAATGGTTATTACTGAATATGGAGGCCAATACCGAGGTGGACATCACTGGCCTGGATGCACTGGAACGCCTTCGCAGTCACTGTGCGCGTGCAGGGGTGACGTTGGCGTTGGTCAGAGTTAAACTCGATGTGGTCCAGGATCTTGATCGCCACGGTGTGGGGCAACGAATTGGATCGAACCGGATGTACCCAACCCTGCCAACCGCCGTTGCGGCTTATCGGGCAGAGATGGGTATGGCCTAGGCAGTGTGTGCTGCGAGTAGCCCCTGGGATTCAAGAAGGGCCTGGACCTCTGTCGCGCGATAACGACGATGCCCACCGAGGGTGCGGATGCTGGTCAATTTGCCAGCCTTTGCCCAACGTGTGACGGTCTTTGGATCAACCCGGAAGAGGGCGGCTACCTCTGATGGAGTGAGCAATTGCTCGATGTCTGCCCCGCGACCTGTCACGAGATCCTCCTGTCGGCTCGGCAATTTGCCGTGCGTGGGACGTACTATGACATTGGCCACCCAATAGAGCAAGGGGTTTGTCCTAATTAATTGGGAGAAATGTTCACGAATAGGCCTTTTCTGGGTCATCTATGAGGAGACCGCCAAGAAACCCAACCCGTTGATCACCACTCCTCCTTGGAACAGGTACGCTACTGACCTGCGCAGGGCCAGCCCGCGCGAAGAATTTTTCCGTCCAAACGAGCCGGGGCGAATCCCGGATGAGGGGGTCGAGCCATGGGGCGCGGCCGAGCGAAGGCAAAGCAGACCAAGGTTGCTCGCGAGTTGAAATACGGCGGGCCACAGACTGATCTGAGCCGTCTGCAAGCTGAGTTAGCGAACAGTGAAGTTCCTGTGCGCACATTTGCTGTGGAAGATGACGTTGAGGAAGATCTCGAAGAAGATCCCTACGCGAAGTACTACGAGGATGATGAAGACGACGAGGACGACAAGCGCTAACTAGCGCTGATACTCGCCTCGCAGAGTCACCGCACCACCCTTACCGCCCTTAGCTTCAGCATCGCCATGCTCGCCAAGTTCACGCGCTCGGACCTCACCGCAGATCCAAGCGGGAATTCCCCGATTTTCTAAGAATGCAATTGCGGCATCCGCGTCCGAGGCACTCACCAAGGCGACCATGCCAACACCCATGTTGAAGGTGCGCTCACTTTCCAACTGAGCAACATTGCCCGTGCGCGTGATCAAATCAAAGATCGGGAGTGGCTGCCAACTACTGCGATTAATATCCGCAGCCATGGTGTCAGGAAGTACGCGTGCAATATTTGCCGCAAGCCCTCCGCCGGTGACATGACTATAGGCATGGACCGGAACGGCCTTTGCGAGTGCAAGGCAATCGAGTGAGTACACACGCGTTGGCTCCAGCATTTCTTCACCAACAGTGCGACCAAGTTCCGCAATGTGGGCGTTGAGGCCTGGACCAGAATCACCGAGCAATACATAACGCGCAAGTGAGTAACCATTTGAATGCAAACCCGATGCACCCATGGCGATTACAACGTCGCCAACCTGCACACGATCCGGGCCAAGGAGCTCATCGGCCTCAACAACACCAGTGCCAGCACCAGCAACGTCGTACTCATCAGGGGCCATCAAGCCAGGGTGCTCTGCTGTTTCTCCGCCAAGAAGGGCGCAGCCTGCGAGTATGCATCCCTTTGCGATACCTGAAACCACCGCAGCAATGCGTTCTGGATCAACTGATCCAGTAGCGATGTAGTCAGTCATGAACAATGGCTCTGCGCCGCAGACCACGAGATCGTCCACGACCATAGCCACAAGATCAATGCCGATCGTGTCGTGCACGTCCATTGCCCGCGCAACAGCGATCTTGGTTCCGACGCCATCGGTTGAAGTTGCAAGCAGTGGCTTTCGGTACTTGATTAATGCACTGGCGTCAAAGAGGCCAGCGAAGCCACCGAAGTCACCAACAGTTTCTTTGCGCTGTGCAGCCTTCACCGATGAGCGCATCAGTTCAACTGCTCGTTCACCTGCTTCAACATCTACACCAGCAGCTGCATATGACGCACCGGTCATGAACGTCCATCCTCATTCGTCACAAGCGAATTACCATCTGCGTCGCTTGATGCTGCAACACGACGCTCGATGCCTTCCATAACCTGAGTGCTCACGACCTGAGGGTCGGGAATAGTTACTGGGTAGACGCCATCGAAGCAAGCACGGCAAAGCTTTTCTGCTGGAATCGTTGTTGCTTCGATGAGTTCGTCTAGCGAGACATAGCCAAGTGAATCCGCTCCAATCGATGTGCGGATTTCGTCGATCGTTAGCCCGTTAGCGATGAGCTCAGCACGTGTTGCGAAGTCAATGCCATAAAAACATGGCCATTTCACTGGTGGGCTGGAAATACGCACATGTACTTCAAGTGCTCCAGCTTCTCGAAGCATGCGAACGAGCGCACGTTGGGTGTTGCCGCGCACGATTGAGTCGTCAACCACAACAAGCTTCTTGCCTGCGATCACATCGCGCAATGGATTCAACTTCAAACGAATACCAAGTTGACGAATAGTTTGTGAAGGCTGAATGAAGGTGCGGCCAACGTAGGCGTTCTTTACCAAGCCTTCAGCAAATGGGATGCCAGACTCTTGGGCATAACCAATGGCTCCGTAACGACCAGATTCAGGAACCGGAATCACTAGATCTGCTTCAACTGGATGCTCAATGGCTAAACGGCGTCCAATTTCAACACGTGATGCTTGAACGCCACGACCAGCAATAGTGGTGTCCGGGCGTGCGAGGTAGACGTACTCGAACAAGCACCCCTTTGGATCAGCTTCAGCAAAGCGCTGCGAACGCAAACCTTGTTCATCGATTGTGATGAGTTCACCTGGCTCAACCTCGCGCACAAATGAGGCGCCAACAATGTCGAGGGCTGCAGTTTCACTGGCGAGCACCCAACCGGCTTCCAAGCGACCAAGCACAAGTGGGCGGATGCCCTGTGGATCACGAGCGCCGTACAACGCATCATCGTCCATGAATACGAGAGAGAACGCGCCTCGAACATTTGGTAGTTCAAGTTTTGCTGCAGCTTCGATACTCAAGTCAGGGTGGGCCGCAATCAAGCTTGTGAGCACATCAGTGTCACTTGTCATGTTCATTCGATCGCCAAGTGCGAGTTCACCTGACTGCTCTGAAAGTTCGCGCAGTCGAGCGCGTAATTCAGGTGTGTTCGTGATGTTGCCGTTATGACCTAATGCAATGTGGCCTGTGGCGGTCGAACGAAATGTTGGCTGAGCATTTTCCCAAACACTTGCACCAGTGGTCGAGTAACGCGTGTGGCCGATTGCGACGTGACCATGGAGTGATTCAAGACTTGCTTCGGTGAATACCTGTGAGACCAAGCCCATGTCTTTGTACACAACGATGTTGCCACCATCGCTGACTGCAATGCCAGCAGATTCCTGACCGCGATGCTGAAGTGCATATAAACCGAAGTACGTGAGCTTTGCTACTTCGTCACCGGGTGCCCAAACACCAAAGACGCCGCATGCATCTTGTGGGCCTTTTTCGCCCGGGAGTAGATCGTGGGATAAAAGCCCGTCGCCTCGCACGGTGCTTAGCCTACGCGACTTTTAGGGGTAGCCATTGCGACAGGTCAGAGCGTTCGCCACTGGCGTGAACCTTGCCGCTTGTACGTGACTCAGACCACGTCAATTTGCCCGAACACAGGAGCAACCAGGTAATGGGATCGGTCTCCACCACTGCTGGAGGAGTACCACGACGGTGGGTTGCCCCTGGAATGGCCTGCACTGCTGCAAAGGGAGGAATACGTACCTCAACACTACGTCCCGGAGCAATCTCAACCAAAGCTGCCAGCGACTCCTTCACGGCTGTTTTCAGGATTGCCCGATCAGGGACCTGCTGCGCATCAAGTGCAGCAAGCACCTGTTCAAGTGCCGAGGCCATTACGCAAACAGGGCTGGGAGGGTCTTGGTGTGAGCATCACGCAACTCATCCAAGGTCAAGGTGAACCAGTCGTTGAACTGAAGCACTTGGGTTCCAACTGGATAGCCAGCATCTGGCCCAAGACCTGAATCCACAACACCAACACGTTGGGCTGGCAACTGACGAGCTGCACACATTTCGGTGAAGCGCAGTTCTTCTGTGCGAGCAACCACAACAACAGCACGACCAGCAGATTCGCTAAACAAGAAAGTGAACGGATCGATGTTGTCAGGAATCCAACAACGAGCACCGCTGCCTGCATGCAATGCCATTTCAACGAGCACCTGAGCAATGCCACCATCAGATACGTCATGGGCAGCGCTCAACATGCCATCGCGTGAACCGGCTACAAGGACTTCACCGAGTAAACGTTCGCGCTCAAGATCAACCTTTGGTGGCATACCACCGAGATGCTTGTGTACGTGGTTGGCCCATTCGCCACCAGCGAATTCATCATTGGTATCACCAAGAATGTAAATCAATTCGCCATCAAGATCCCAAGCAATTGGAGTACGACGATCAACATCGTCGATTACACCAAGCACACCAACTACAGGTGTTGGAAGAATTGCAGTGTCACCTGTTTGGTTGTAGAACGAGACGTTGCCACCGGTAACTGGGATGCCAAGTTGCAAACAGCCATCAGCCAGGCCCCGAGTTGCTTCAGCAAACTGCCACATCACATCGGGATCTTCAGGCGAACCAAAGTTCAAGCAGTTGGTG
The window above is part of the Candidatus Nanopelagicales bacterium genome. Proteins encoded here:
- a CDS encoding Pr6Pr family membrane protein, whose protein sequence is MSAYTSPSGTPTARKFFAVTAIAAWLGLAVSFVLNLLGTYPNTNEDPTLFGFNETGSDGAIGRLSDFLSYFTIWSNLVVAIVMTLLWRNSSRVSTRLFAVLRIDALIMITVTGLVYALVLAPVDSLQGWQLLSNSLLHYITPVLTIVVFIVFGPRKQLSYDQVLPALLLPMIWLALTLLRGAIVHAYPYGFINVAKWGYGTVFVNLVVIVIIGLLFGLVFVAIDRFASKRQRAI
- the sulP gene encoding sulfate permease, with protein sequence MKLRRSRSAFPVQTGLQTLRHYERRHLRGDLLGGLTVTAYLVPQVMAYSTLAGLPAQIGLWIIALTLFVYFLLGTSRLLSSGPESTTALLTAATLAPLAVGDSGRYATLAALLALLCGIFALLAWALRLGFIGDALSKPVLVGYMAGIAVIMIVSQLGKITGIQISGDSFIGSIQSFVQNVSWDSLSWASLAMGVSVTVLLLALGKRFPAAPIPLIVIAAAALVTAVFDLGHHGVATVGTISTGIPTPSFAGISGSDVSMMLLPAFGVFIVGYTDNLLTGRMFGDRHHHDINPNRELLALGATNVVAGIAQGFPVSSSASRASLGEAAGARTQLYSLIAAAGALVVLFGFGGLLASFPLAALGGVVAYAAIKLIDISEFRRLLKFRSREFFLAISAAAAVLLFDILWGILFAVALSVFELLTRVARPHSAILGEVPGVPGWHDITDYEHSEQIPGLLVFRYDSPLFFANAMDFVSKCEAAVDQSDPTPQWLLLNMEANTEVDITGLDALERLRSHCARAGVTLALVRVKLDVVQDLDRHGVGQRIGSNRMYPTLPTAVAAYRAEMGMA
- a CDS encoding BldC family transcriptional regulator; its protein translation is MTGRGADIEQLLTPSEVAALFRVDPKTVTRWAKAGKLTSIRTLGGHRRYRATEVQALLESQGLLAAHTA
- a CDS encoding DUF3073 domain-containing protein codes for the protein MGRGRAKAKQTKVARELKYGGPQTDLSRLQAELANSEVPVRTFAVEDDVEEDLEEDPYAKYYEDDEDDEDDKR
- the purM gene encoding phosphoribosylformylglycinamidine cyclo-ligase, whose amino-acid sequence is MTGASYAAAGVDVEAGERAVELMRSSVKAAQRKETVGDFGGFAGLFDASALIKYRKPLLATSTDGVGTKIAVARAMDVHDTIGIDLVAMVVDDLVVCGAEPLFMTDYIATGSVDPERIAAVVSGIAKGCILAGCALLGGETAEHPGLMAPDEYDVAGAGTGVVEADELLGPDRVQVGDVVIAMGASGLHSNGYSLARYVLLGDSGPGLNAHIAELGRTVGEEMLEPTRVYSLDCLALAKAVPVHAYSHVTGGGLAANIARVLPDTMAADINRSSWQPLPIFDLITRTGNVAQLESERTFNMGVGMVALVSASDADAAIAFLENRGIPAWICGEVRARELGEHGDAEAKGGKGGAVTLRGEYQR
- the purF gene encoding amidophosphoribosyltransferase, with the protein product MRGDGLLSHDLLPGEKGPQDACGVFGVWAPGDEVAKLTYFGLYALQHRGQESAGIAVSDGGNIVVYKDMGLVSQVFTEASLESLHGHVAIGHTRYSTTGASVWENAQPTFRSTATGHIALGHNGNITNTPELRARLRELSEQSGELALGDRMNMTSDTDVLTSLIAAHPDLSIEAAAKLELPNVRGAFSLVFMDDDALYGARDPQGIRPLVLGRLEAGWVLASETAALDIVGASFVREVEPGELITIDEQGLRSQRFAEADPKGCLFEYVYLARPDTTIAGRGVQASRVEIGRRLAIEHPVEADLVIPVPESGRYGAIGYAQESGIPFAEGLVKNAYVGRTFIQPSQTIRQLGIRLKLNPLRDVIAGKKLVVVDDSIVRGNTQRALVRMLREAGALEVHVRISSPPVKWPCFYGIDFATRAELIANGLTIDEIRTSIGADSLGYVSLDELIEATTIPAEKLCRACFDGVYPVTIPDPQVVSTQVMEGIERRVAASSDADGNSLVTNEDGRS
- a CDS encoding sterol carrier family protein, which produces MASALEQVLAALDAQQVPDRAILKTAVKESLAALVEIAPGRSVEVRIPPFAAVQAIPGATHRRGTPPAVVETDPITWLLLCSGKLTWSESRTSGKVHASGERSDLSQWLPLKVA